One Mycolicibacterium pulveris genomic region harbors:
- a CDS encoding nitroreductase family protein has translation MPHPTTDVWEVLSTARSIRRFTDEPVDDETLYRCLEAATWAPNGANAQLWRFIVLDAPPQRAAVAEAARIALETIESVYGMSRPAADDDSRAARNNRATYELHDRAGEHTSVLFTAFKNEFASEYLQGGSIYPAMQNFYLAARAQGLGACFTSWASYEGETVLREAVGVPDEWFLAGHVVVGWPRGKHGPVRRRPVVDVVFRDRWDPERADITYGRGARPGR, from the coding sequence ATGCCGCATCCGACCACCGACGTCTGGGAAGTGCTTTCCACCGCGCGCTCGATCCGCCGGTTCACCGACGAGCCGGTGGACGACGAGACGCTGTACCGCTGCCTGGAGGCGGCGACGTGGGCGCCGAACGGCGCGAACGCACAACTGTGGCGCTTCATCGTGCTGGATGCACCGCCACAGCGCGCAGCGGTCGCCGAGGCGGCCCGAATCGCCCTGGAGACAATCGAATCCGTGTACGGGATGAGCCGACCCGCGGCCGACGACGACAGCCGCGCCGCCCGGAACAACCGCGCCACCTACGAATTGCACGATCGCGCCGGTGAACACACGTCGGTGTTGTTCACCGCATTCAAGAACGAGTTCGCATCGGAGTACCTGCAGGGCGGGTCGATCTACCCCGCGATGCAGAACTTCTACCTCGCCGCCCGCGCACAGGGTCTGGGTGCCTGCTTCACCAGTTGGGCGTCCTATGAGGGCGAGACGGTGCTGCGCGAGGCGGTCGGTGTGCCCGACGAGTGGTTTCTGGCCGGACATGTCGTGGTCGGCTGGCCGCGCGGGAAACACGGCCCCGTGCGACGACGGCCGGTGGTCGACGTCGTCTTTCGTGACCGGTGGGATCCCGAGCGCGCCGACATCACCTACGGCCGTGGTGCCCGGCCGGGACGCTAG
- a CDS encoding cytochrome P450 yields MADLSYDPYDVAIDADPYPVYKRLRDEAPVYYDEKFDFWALSRFADVESTLRDVENLSSAKGDILEVVKAEPVMPLGVFINEDPPLHTVHRLLVSRAFTPRKMQAIEDQVRAFCAACLDPLTDGDRFDFTLDLGAEMPMRVIGMLVGMPDELQRSVRKVAGRRLRNKPGEPLPVSKDNYFDGDMFRDYVQWRAHNPSDDLVTELLNVEFEDVSGEARKLSTDELLVLLGVIANAGTETVGRLFGWLGKVLGEHPTERRELVEKPELIAGAVEEVLRYEPPVHNIARYVANDVEYHGQVIPAGSALLLMAGSANRDERKFDTPDAFDIHRNANHLSFGRGTHFCLGASLARLEGRVALEEIIKRWPDWTIDIDNAVRAPTATVRGWDSMPAIVG; encoded by the coding sequence GTGGCTGACCTGTCCTACGACCCCTACGACGTGGCGATCGACGCGGACCCGTATCCGGTGTACAAGCGGCTGCGGGACGAGGCGCCGGTGTATTACGACGAGAAGTTCGACTTCTGGGCGCTGAGCCGGTTCGCCGACGTCGAGTCGACGCTGCGTGACGTCGAGAACCTCAGCTCGGCCAAGGGTGACATTCTCGAGGTGGTGAAGGCCGAACCGGTCATGCCGTTGGGCGTTTTCATCAACGAGGATCCACCGCTGCACACCGTGCACCGGCTGCTCGTTTCCCGCGCGTTCACGCCGCGCAAGATGCAGGCCATCGAGGATCAGGTGCGTGCGTTCTGTGCGGCCTGTCTGGACCCGCTGACCGACGGCGACCGATTCGACTTCACGCTCGACCTGGGGGCCGAGATGCCGATGCGGGTCATCGGGATGCTGGTCGGTATGCCGGACGAACTGCAGCGCAGCGTCCGCAAGGTGGCCGGCCGCAGGTTGCGAAACAAGCCGGGGGAGCCGCTTCCGGTCAGCAAGGACAACTACTTCGACGGCGACATGTTCCGCGACTACGTCCAGTGGCGTGCGCACAACCCGTCCGACGACCTCGTCACCGAACTGCTCAACGTCGAGTTCGAGGACGTCTCCGGAGAAGCGCGGAAGTTGAGCACCGACGAACTCCTGGTCCTGCTCGGGGTGATCGCCAACGCTGGAACCGAGACGGTGGGGCGCCTGTTCGGCTGGCTGGGCAAGGTTCTCGGCGAGCACCCCACGGAGCGACGGGAATTGGTCGAGAAACCGGAATTGATCGCCGGTGCCGTCGAGGAGGTGCTGCGCTACGAACCCCCCGTGCACAACATCGCCCGATATGTCGCCAACGACGTCGAGTATCACGGGCAGGTGATTCCGGCGGGCAGTGCGCTTCTGCTCATGGCGGGATCGGCCAACCGCGACGAGCGGAAGTTCGACACGCCTGACGCCTTCGACATCCACCGCAACGCCAACCATCTGTCGTTCGGCAGGGGAACGCACTTTTGCCTGGGCGCCTCGCTGGCGCGGCTTGAAGGCCGAGTGGCGCTCGAGGAGATCATCAAGCGCTGGCCCGACTGGACCATCGACATCGACAACGCCGTCCGTGCGCCGACCGCGACCGTGCGCGGTTGGGACAGCATGCCCGCGATCGTCGGCTGA
- a CDS encoding SDR family oxidoreductase — protein MKLAGRVALITGGGSGIGRAAAQRFAAEGMRVCVVDVDGDAAETVAASLGGLGLRCDVSDPEQVDAAFAACVAEFGSMDLAFLNAGITIGWSGDIGALDLAEYRRSVGVNLDGVVFGAVTAVRTLRARKDAAEGAILATASLAGLVPWHPDAVYALGKHGVVGFMRSIAPNLAPENIAVHTICPGITDTGVLGDRRRLVERIGVPVMEPDAVADAVLTAATAPLADTGTCWVVQHAKPPWPMAFADVPSADHRLNMPVSATRT, from the coding sequence GTGAAGTTGGCCGGCCGTGTCGCGTTGATCACCGGCGGAGGTTCCGGCATCGGCCGCGCCGCCGCGCAGCGGTTCGCCGCCGAGGGTATGCGGGTGTGTGTGGTCGACGTCGACGGCGACGCCGCCGAGACCGTCGCCGCGTCTCTCGGCGGATTGGGTCTACGGTGCGACGTCTCTGATCCCGAGCAGGTCGACGCGGCGTTCGCGGCGTGCGTCGCAGAGTTCGGCAGCATGGATCTGGCATTCCTCAACGCGGGCATCACCATTGGATGGTCCGGCGACATCGGCGCGCTCGATCTGGCCGAGTATCGAAGATCGGTCGGCGTGAACCTCGACGGGGTGGTGTTCGGCGCCGTCACGGCCGTGCGCACCCTGCGAGCTCGCAAGGATGCGGCCGAGGGAGCGATCCTGGCCACCGCGTCGCTCGCCGGGCTCGTGCCCTGGCATCCCGACGCGGTCTACGCACTCGGCAAGCACGGTGTGGTGGGCTTCATGCGCTCGATCGCCCCCAACCTCGCGCCGGAGAACATTGCCGTCCACACCATCTGTCCGGGCATCACCGACACCGGCGTGCTCGGCGACCGGCGTCGACTCGTGGAGCGGATCGGGGTTCCCGTGATGGAGCCCGACGCCGTCGCCGACGCGGTACTGACCGCCGCCACCGCACCATTGGCCGACACCGGGACCTGCTGGGTCGTCCAGCACGCAAAGCCACCCTGGCCCATGGCTTTTGCCGATGTGCCATCCGCCGACCACCGGCTCAACATGCCGGTGTCGGCGACCAGGACCTAG
- a CDS encoding SDR family NAD(P)-dependent oxidoreductase yields the protein MNDRFSMDGRVAVITGGGTGIGRASALVLAEHGADVVLAGRRAEPLKSTAAEIEARGRRALAVPTDVTDAEQCRALVDATVAEFGRLDVLLNNAGGGETKSLMKWTDDEWHQVLNLNLSSAWYLSRAAVKPMIEQGRGAIVNISSGASLLAMPQAAAYGAAKAGLNNLTGSMAAAWTRKGVRVNCIACGAIRTPGLEADAQRQGFDIDMIGQTNASGRIAEPEEIGYGVLFFASDASSYCSGQTLYMHGGPGPAGV from the coding sequence GTGAACGACAGGTTCTCGATGGACGGCCGCGTCGCCGTCATCACCGGTGGGGGAACCGGAATCGGACGCGCCTCGGCGCTCGTGCTGGCCGAGCACGGCGCCGACGTCGTGCTCGCCGGTCGTCGCGCCGAGCCGTTGAAATCCACGGCGGCAGAGATCGAAGCCCGCGGGCGACGCGCGTTGGCGGTGCCCACCGACGTCACCGACGCCGAGCAGTGCCGCGCGCTGGTCGACGCGACGGTCGCCGAGTTCGGCCGGCTCGACGTGTTGCTCAACAACGCCGGCGGCGGTGAGACCAAGTCGCTGATGAAGTGGACCGACGACGAGTGGCACCAGGTGCTGAACCTGAACCTGTCCAGTGCCTGGTATCTGTCGCGCGCCGCGGTCAAGCCGATGATCGAGCAGGGCAGGGGCGCGATCGTCAACATCTCGTCCGGCGCGAGCCTGCTGGCGATGCCGCAGGCGGCGGCCTATGGCGCGGCCAAGGCCGGCCTGAACAACCTGACCGGATCGATGGCGGCGGCGTGGACCCGAAAAGGCGTGCGTGTCAACTGCATCGCGTGCGGCGCCATTCGCACACCGGGCTTGGAAGCCGACGCGCAGCGACAGGGGTTCGACATCGACATGATCGGACAGACCAACGCGTCCGGCCGCATCGCCGAGCCCGAGGAGATCGGATACGGCGTGCTGTTCTTCGCCTCTGACGCCTCGAGCTACTGTTCGGGGCAGACTCTCTACATGCACGGCGGCCCCGGCCCGGCGGGGGTCTGA
- a CDS encoding cytochrome C oxidase subunit IV family protein, with protein sequence MTWAWVLLTAITIGSWWLAPAHFTETVHASTPVTALVLVLALVKSRLIIRYFMEVRTAPRWLKRSTDAWLGVLFAAVFVIYLF encoded by the coding sequence ATGACGTGGGCCTGGGTGCTGTTGACCGCGATCACCATCGGATCGTGGTGGCTGGCGCCCGCACACTTCACCGAAACCGTGCACGCCAGCACCCCGGTCACCGCGTTGGTGCTCGTCCTCGCCCTGGTCAAGTCGAGGCTGATCATCCGGTACTTCATGGAGGTGCGCACGGCGCCGCGGTGGCTCAAGCGCTCCACCGACGCCTGGCTGGGCGTGCTGTTCGCCGCCGTGTTCGTGATCTACCTGTTCTGA
- a CDS encoding cytochrome c oxidase subunit 3 family protein, with protein MTQSDSLQTTPETSTGPPAHLPGDIHMWVMVLGDLVIFAGYFVIFMVYRTLNPEEFLQAQQHLDINIGVVNTLILLTSSWVVARSVLAAREGRHRDAIRLTVAGGFGGVLFIVFKTYEWGAKISAGHTNSEMFYSFYYVLTGVHLVHVLIGLIVLGVVVRELRNPARRRVSMVESGAVYWHMVDLLWVIIFGLLYVMR; from the coding sequence ATGACGCAATCGGATTCGCTTCAGACCACACCCGAGACGAGCACCGGGCCACCGGCCCACCTGCCCGGCGACATCCACATGTGGGTGATGGTGCTCGGCGATCTGGTCATCTTCGCCGGATACTTCGTCATCTTCATGGTCTACCGCACCCTGAACCCCGAGGAGTTCCTCCAAGCTCAGCAACACCTCGACATCAACATCGGCGTCGTCAACACGCTGATCTTGTTGACCAGCTCCTGGGTGGTGGCCCGCAGCGTGCTCGCGGCGCGCGAGGGCCGCCACCGCGACGCGATCCGGCTCACCGTCGCCGGCGGCTTCGGCGGGGTGCTTTTCATCGTCTTCAAGACCTATGAGTGGGGCGCCAAGATCAGTGCCGGCCACACCAACTCGGAGATGTTCTACTCGTTCTACTACGTGCTCACCGGCGTCCACCTGGTGCACGTGCTGATCGGCCTCATCGTGCTGGGGGTCGTCGTCCGTGAACTGCGCAATCCCGCCCGCCGCAGGGTTTCGATGGTGGAGTCCGGTGCCGTCTACTGGCACATGGTCGATCTGCTGTGGGTCATCATCTTCGGCCTGCTCTACGTGATGAGGTGA
- a CDS encoding nuclear transport factor 2 family protein: MTMPDELDQLRQRLQYLEDRAAILDCVMNQARGHDRHDADLMGSVYWEDGVDEHGPTVKPGPEYGEWANAAHSAVFEDHLHNITTHTCEIDGDVAHAESYVMGAMRSKGGKVVSLMGGRYLDRLERRDGVWKIALRRCTIEWMMSGDSSVLNSGAVKGFIKGKWDKTDASYLRPLTLESEPVERW, encoded by the coding sequence ATGACGATGCCCGATGAACTCGATCAGTTGCGGCAGCGCCTGCAGTACCTCGAAGACCGGGCCGCGATCCTGGACTGCGTGATGAACCAGGCGCGCGGCCACGACCGCCACGACGCCGACCTGATGGGCAGCGTGTACTGGGAAGACGGGGTCGATGAGCACGGCCCGACCGTCAAGCCCGGTCCTGAGTACGGCGAATGGGCCAACGCCGCGCACAGCGCCGTGTTCGAGGATCATCTGCACAACATCACCACCCACACCTGTGAGATCGACGGCGATGTGGCCCACGCCGAGAGCTACGTGATGGGCGCCATGCGGTCCAAGGGCGGCAAGGTGGTGTCGCTGATGGGTGGTCGCTACCTGGACCGGCTCGAGCGCCGCGACGGTGTGTGGAAGATCGCGCTGCGGCGATGCACCATCGAGTGGATGATGAGCGGCGACTCTTCCGTGCTGAATTCCGGTGCGGTAAAAGGCTTTATCAAGGGCAAGTGGGACAAGACCGACGCCTCCTACCTGCGCCCGCTGACACTGGAGAGCGAACCGGTCGAGCGGTGGTGA
- a CDS encoding SDR family NAD(P)-dependent oxidoreductase: MSRVAVVTGGASGLGHAICTGLSNDGHRVAVLDIDAEAADKAAAQLQANGTAAVAVGVDVSDEHAVQAAFDSVRTQLGAVEILVTSAAIAGFTRFDRITLDEWNRYLAVNLTGTFLCLRAALPDMVAAKWGRIVTISSAAGQQGARRQGHYAATKGGVIALTKTVALDYANKGITANTVPPFVVDSPMLRRQQEEGKLPAAEYLTQVIPAGRLGAGEDVAAVCSFLCSEAAGYVTGQVIGVNGGAVI; the protein is encoded by the coding sequence GTGAGCCGAGTAGCGGTGGTGACAGGCGGAGCGTCCGGGCTCGGGCACGCGATCTGCACCGGGTTGAGCAACGACGGTCACCGGGTCGCCGTCCTCGACATCGACGCCGAAGCCGCCGATAAGGCCGCGGCCCAGCTGCAGGCCAACGGGACCGCGGCTGTCGCTGTCGGCGTGGACGTCTCCGACGAGCACGCCGTCCAGGCGGCGTTCGACAGCGTGCGAACCCAATTGGGCGCGGTCGAAATCCTTGTCACCAGCGCCGCGATCGCCGGATTCACCCGGTTCGATCGGATCACGCTGGACGAGTGGAACCGCTACCTCGCCGTCAACCTCACCGGCACTTTCCTGTGCCTCCGCGCCGCACTGCCCGACATGGTGGCCGCGAAATGGGGGCGGATCGTGACGATCTCCTCGGCCGCAGGCCAGCAGGGCGCCCGGCGGCAGGGCCACTACGCGGCGACCAAAGGCGGCGTGATCGCGCTGACCAAGACCGTCGCGCTGGACTATGCGAACAAGGGCATCACGGCCAACACGGTCCCACCGTTCGTCGTCGACTCCCCGATGCTGCGACGGCAACAGGAGGAGGGGAAACTTCCTGCCGCCGAATACCTCACCCAGGTCATTCCGGCCGGACGATTGGGGGCGGGCGAGGACGTCGCCGCGGTGTGCTCGTTTCTGTGTTCGGAGGCCGCAGGCTACGTCACGGGTCAAGTGATCGGCGTCAACGGCGGGGCGGTGATCTAG
- a CDS encoding cytochrome P450 has protein sequence MDDLYYDPWNVDIDIDPYPAYRRLRDERPLYYNERHDFWGLSRYADVDAALRDPQRLSSAKGDILEVVKTDPVMPPGVFINEDPPLHTIHRALVARAFTPKKMRALEDKVRAFCAACLDPLIGGDRFDFVQDLGAELPMRTIGMLVGIPDADQPSVRARAHAVLRNKPGEPLPVKKDHYFDGDMFSDYVTWRKNNPSDDLITELLNVEFEDETGTTRHLRTEELLIFLAVIAGAGVETTGRLFGWMGKVLAEHPDQRQVLVEDPSLIPAAIEELLRYEPPGPHVARFVAEADVEFHGQTLPTGSAVLLMLASANRDERHFDDPDTFNIHRKPGGHLTFGRGTHFCLGAPLARLEGRVALEEVLKRFPKWEIDMSGARRSRTSTVRGWDTMPAVVA, from the coding sequence GTGGACGACCTGTACTACGACCCGTGGAATGTCGACATCGACATCGATCCGTACCCGGCGTACCGCCGACTGCGCGACGAGCGTCCGCTGTATTACAACGAACGCCACGACTTCTGGGGGTTGAGCCGCTACGCCGACGTCGACGCGGCCCTGCGTGACCCGCAGCGCCTGAGTTCGGCCAAGGGCGACATCCTCGAGGTGGTCAAGACCGACCCGGTCATGCCGCCCGGGGTCTTCATCAACGAGGACCCGCCGCTGCATACCATCCACCGCGCGTTGGTGGCGCGCGCTTTCACGCCGAAGAAGATGCGCGCGCTGGAGGACAAGGTCCGTGCCTTCTGCGCGGCCTGCCTGGATCCGCTCATCGGGGGTGACCGCTTCGACTTCGTACAGGACCTCGGCGCCGAACTGCCCATGCGCACAATCGGAATGCTGGTCGGAATACCCGACGCCGATCAGCCGTCGGTGCGTGCGCGGGCCCACGCCGTGCTGCGCAACAAGCCGGGCGAACCGCTGCCGGTGAAAAAGGACCACTACTTCGACGGCGACATGTTCAGCGACTACGTCACCTGGCGAAAGAACAACCCCTCCGACGATTTGATCACCGAACTCCTCAACGTCGAGTTCGAGGACGAGACGGGTACGACGCGGCATCTGAGAACCGAGGAGCTGCTGATCTTTCTGGCCGTCATCGCCGGTGCCGGGGTGGAAACCACCGGACGGCTGTTCGGCTGGATGGGCAAGGTGCTCGCCGAGCACCCCGACCAACGCCAGGTACTCGTCGAGGATCCGTCGTTGATTCCGGCGGCGATCGAGGAATTGCTGCGCTACGAACCGCCGGGTCCCCACGTCGCCCGGTTCGTCGCCGAGGCTGACGTCGAATTCCACGGCCAGACGTTGCCCACGGGTTCGGCGGTGTTGCTCATGCTCGCGTCGGCCAACCGCGACGAACGCCACTTCGACGATCCCGACACGTTCAACATCCACCGCAAACCCGGCGGGCACTTGACGTTCGGCCGTGGCACACACTTCTGCCTCGGTGCGCCCCTGGCCCGGCTGGAAGGCCGGGTGGCGCTCGAGGAAGTGCTCAAGCGGTTTCCGAAGTGGGAAATCGACATGAGCGGTGCGCGACGGTCGCGGACATCGACGGTGCGCGGCTGGGACACCATGCCCGCCGTCGTCGCCTGA
- a CDS encoding TIGR03619 family F420-dependent LLM class oxidoreductase — protein MDLGFVSLNTLRDLAPAVLAVELETRGFESIWVGEHPQIPVAAADRFPRGLLDVQKQMWDPFLSLLAAATTTTTLRLGTAVTLPLERELFTMAKQVATLDQMSQGRLLLGVGVGARPEFEVSRPIAWSDRYRALADMVAALDALWTADEPAHHGPFFEFDPVWSYPKPHQRPRPPLLAAATGPKAVSECVAWADGWLPGDAAFPDVAGALNDFRRKAEDAGRDPATLDLTIMAWGDPKLEKLLSYRDMGFNRAVLGGGRRDGSDPSATVSFLDRYAAMVDELRA, from the coding sequence ATGGATCTGGGATTCGTCTCGCTCAACACCCTGCGGGACCTCGCACCGGCCGTGCTGGCCGTCGAGCTCGAAACGCGCGGCTTCGAGTCGATTTGGGTGGGAGAGCATCCGCAGATCCCGGTGGCGGCCGCCGACCGGTTCCCCCGCGGCCTTCTCGACGTGCAGAAGCAGATGTGGGACCCGTTCCTGTCGCTGCTCGCGGCGGCTACGACGACGACCACGCTGCGCCTGGGCACCGCGGTCACCCTTCCGCTCGAGCGTGAGTTGTTCACGATGGCAAAGCAAGTCGCGACGTTGGACCAGATGAGCCAGGGCCGTCTCCTGCTGGGGGTCGGTGTGGGGGCCCGCCCCGAGTTCGAGGTCTCCCGGCCCATCGCCTGGTCGGACCGGTACCGTGCGCTGGCCGACATGGTGGCCGCGCTCGATGCGCTGTGGACCGCCGACGAGCCCGCGCACCACGGTCCGTTCTTCGAGTTCGACCCGGTGTGGTCGTATCCCAAACCGCATCAGCGACCGCGACCGCCCCTGCTGGCCGCCGCCACCGGCCCCAAGGCGGTCAGCGAGTGCGTCGCGTGGGCCGACGGCTGGCTTCCCGGCGACGCCGCGTTCCCCGACGTGGCGGGCGCCCTGAACGACTTCCGTCGAAAGGCCGAGGACGCCGGTCGTGACCCCGCCACGCTCGATCTCACGATCATGGCGTGGGGCGATCCCAAGCTCGAGAAGCTGCTGTCGTACCGCGACATGGGGTTCAACCGTGCCGTGCTGGGCGGTGGACGCCGCGACGGCAGCGACCCGTCGGCCACGGTGTCGTTTCTCGACCGCTACGCCGCGATGGTCGACGAACTCCGAGCCTGA
- a CDS encoding VOC family protein, giving the protein MDVSHFGLRVRDLDKSKSFYEALGFAEVKRLTVPDEMAAGLLGLAPPIGFEAVYLQNAGVVLQLLTFSGYPAPNEAERDMVSAGLTHVSIAVDDIAEAQAAVQGAGGTVVADPGGGYACMVRDPDGQLLELVHSRVRPVPRG; this is encoded by the coding sequence ATGGACGTCAGCCACTTCGGTCTACGGGTACGCGATCTCGACAAGTCCAAATCCTTCTACGAGGCACTCGGTTTCGCCGAGGTGAAACGGCTGACTGTGCCCGACGAGATGGCGGCGGGGTTGCTCGGACTGGCGCCGCCGATCGGGTTCGAGGCGGTCTACCTGCAGAACGCCGGTGTCGTGCTGCAGTTGTTGACGTTCTCGGGCTACCCGGCGCCGAACGAAGCCGAGCGCGACATGGTCTCCGCGGGCCTGACGCACGTGTCCATCGCCGTCGACGACATCGCCGAGGCGCAGGCGGCGGTGCAGGGAGCCGGCGGCACCGTCGTCGCCGATCCCGGCGGAGGATATGCGTGCATGGTGCGCGATCCCGACGGTCAACTGCTCGAGCTGGTGCACTCGCGGGTGCGCCCAGTGCCGCGGGGCTGA
- a CDS encoding MOSC domain-containing protein — MARVLSVNIAHGYSDGPSGKTGFDKRPTTEPVAVRAPGHRRTGLGSGLAGDLIGNRRYHGGDDQAVYAYAREDLDDWEISLQRPLTNGMFGENLTTAGVDVTGAVIGERWAVGSDGLVLEVSRPRTPCRTFTRFLGIRGWMGAFTRAGKPGAYLRVITPGQLRAGDGVTVTDRPDHGITIGYVFRAIMTEPELLPDILVADALAEEVARRARRRLAG, encoded by the coding sequence GTGGCACGCGTGCTCTCGGTGAACATCGCTCACGGCTACTCGGACGGACCGTCGGGCAAGACCGGCTTCGACAAGCGCCCGACGACCGAACCCGTCGCGGTGCGGGCACCCGGACACCGGCGCACCGGGCTCGGCAGCGGCCTGGCCGGCGACCTGATCGGCAACCGCAGGTATCACGGCGGCGACGACCAAGCCGTGTACGCCTATGCGCGTGAGGATCTGGACGACTGGGAGATCAGCCTGCAGCGACCGTTGACCAACGGCATGTTCGGCGAGAACCTCACCACCGCAGGGGTCGACGTCACCGGCGCGGTGATCGGCGAACGGTGGGCGGTGGGATCGGACGGTCTGGTCCTGGAGGTGTCGCGGCCTCGCACGCCGTGCCGCACCTTCACCCGGTTTCTCGGCATCCGAGGCTGGATGGGCGCGTTCACCCGCGCCGGGAAACCGGGCGCATACCTGCGGGTGATCACGCCCGGTCAGCTGCGCGCCGGAGACGGTGTGACCGTCACCGACCGCCCCGACCACGGCATCACCATCGGCTACGTCTTTCGGGCCATCATGACCGAACCCGAACTGCTGCCCGACATTTTGGTCGCCGACGCCCTGGCCGAGGAGGTCGCCCGCCGCGCACGTCGACGCCTGGCCGGCTGA
- a CDS encoding GMC family oxidoreductase yields the protein MTKYDYIIAGAGSAGCVLANRLSADPKVNVLLIEAGGADRNPLYRIPKGSGMLFESEKHMWHYETTPFGPNPHTEQWLRGKVLGGSSSINGMIYNRGNRADYDGIERLGNKGWGWDDILPIFKQFEDNAFGPSPTRGVGGPLHISVPRDPDPLCAEMLDAAAATGLRRVQDINESDDERIGYATATIKDGRRVSAATAFLKPALRRPNLTVRTRTTVRRLLFDGGRAVGVEVDAKGATEQIKVSREVIVSLGSLNSPKLLQLSGVGPRDVLTAANVAVYLERDNVGRGLHEHRCATLRYQLKEDLGYNRQLAGNLAQAVTGVKYLATRKGPLAAPSFDIVGFVKAQPDAERPDGQVMLGPWTIPPYNTGEPVAIPRQAGVSCLGMVLRPTAQGSIEITSGDPDAPIRIDPNYLGTDYDRQATANLLRKMRAIFEQSPIAERVTHETFPGPDVQSDDELVDSVLDGGYCGYHAAGSCAMGPSDDHVVDHQLRVRGIDGLRVVDCSVMPTMVAGNLNGPIMAMAWRAADFILQDL from the coding sequence ATGACGAAATACGACTACATCATCGCGGGTGCGGGCTCGGCAGGGTGTGTGCTGGCCAACCGCTTGTCGGCCGACCCGAAGGTCAACGTCCTGCTGATCGAGGCAGGCGGCGCCGACCGCAATCCCCTCTACCGCATTCCCAAGGGGTCGGGAATGTTGTTCGAGAGCGAAAAGCACATGTGGCATTACGAAACCACGCCGTTCGGACCCAATCCGCACACCGAGCAGTGGCTGCGCGGAAAGGTGCTGGGCGGGTCGAGCTCGATCAACGGCATGATCTACAACCGCGGCAACCGCGCCGACTACGACGGTATCGAGCGGCTCGGCAACAAGGGCTGGGGCTGGGACGACATCCTGCCGATCTTCAAGCAGTTCGAGGACAACGCCTTCGGGCCGTCTCCGACGCGCGGCGTCGGTGGGCCGCTGCACATCTCGGTGCCCCGTGATCCCGATCCGCTCTGCGCCGAGATGCTCGACGCCGCAGCGGCAACCGGGCTGCGGCGGGTGCAGGACATCAACGAATCCGATGACGAGCGGATCGGATACGCCACCGCCACCATCAAGGACGGGCGCCGGGTCAGCGCCGCCACGGCGTTCCTCAAACCCGCACTGCGACGCCCGAACCTCACCGTTCGGACCCGCACGACGGTGCGCAGGCTGCTCTTCGACGGCGGCAGGGCCGTCGGCGTGGAGGTCGACGCCAAGGGCGCCACGGAGCAGATCAAGGTGAGCCGTGAAGTGATCGTGTCGCTGGGCAGCCTCAACAGCCCGAAGTTGCTGCAGCTCTCGGGCGTCGGACCCCGTGACGTGCTCACAGCGGCGAACGTCGCCGTCTACCTCGAGCGCGACAACGTCGGCCGGGGACTTCACGAACACCGCTGCGCCACCCTGCGATACCAGCTCAAGGAAGACCTCGGCTACAACCGTCAGCTTGCCGGCAACCTGGCCCAGGCCGTCACCGGCGTCAAGTACCTCGCCACGCGCAAAGGGCCGCTCGCCGCTCCGTCGTTCGACATCGTCGGGTTCGTCAAGGCCCAACCCGACGCCGAACGCCCGGACGGACAGGTCATGCTCGGGCCGTGGACGATACCGCCGTACAACACCGGTGAACCCGTCGCGATCCCCCGCCAGGCCGGGGTCTCCTGTCTCGGCATGGTGCTCCGTCCGACGGCACAAGGATCGATCGAGATCACCTCCGGCGATCCCGATGCGCCGATACGGATCGATCCGAACTACCTTGGCACCGACTACGACCGGCAGGCGACCGCCAACCTGCTGCGTAAGATGCGCGCCATCTTCGAGCAGTCGCCGATCGCGGAGCGCGTCACCCACGAAACCTTTCCGGGACCGGACGTCCAAAGTGACGATGAGCTGGTGGATTCGGTGCTCGACGGCGGCTACTGCGGTTACCACGCCGCGGGCAGCTGCGCGATGGGTCCCAGCGACGACCACGTGGTGGACCATCAGCTGCGCGTGCGCGGGATCGACGGCCTGCGGGTGGTGGACTGCTCGGTGATGCCCACGATGGTTGCGGGCAATCTCAACGGGCCGATCATGGCGATGGCCTGGCGCGCCGCCGATTTCATCCTGCAGGATCTGTAG